The Intestinibaculum porci DNA window GTCCAGGAAGTCAGCTATACCCAATTGAATAGTCTGATGAAAAAGAATGTCTCTTTTTTACTTTATATCGGTCGTCCGGATTGCGGGGACTGCATGGCTTTTGAACCGATTCTCACTGCTTATCTCAAAAAGCATCCTAAACAGGGGGTTTATTACCTCAATATCAAGACTTATCGTGATGCCGCTAAAAAGAAAGGCGCCAGTCAAAAAGAAAAAGATTTCTATCAGAATTTAGGGAAGCGTTTTGCCTTTGACTGGACCCCAACCATTGATACGATTACAAATGGCAAGGTGGGCAAACAGTATCAGTATTTAGATGAAGCCTATTATGAAATTGAAGATCGCGCGAAACAAATTAAGCAACAAAAAGAGTTTGTAAAGAAGTTTGAACGTTTTATGAAAAACTATTATCTGTCATAAAAGCGTTTTCTGTGACTTTTAATATTAAAAAAAGTCGCATTATAAGACAGCTTTTGTATCTTATGTCAAAATTTTTTGTGATAGATGCTTGTTATTCATTAAAAATATAGATAAAATAATCCTATAGAGTAAGATAGGGTGGGAAAAATGAAGAAGGAATACTTAAGCAGAGCGATGATGCTATCGCGAGAAATTATTGACAATTTATGGAATAAAGATACGACGCTGGCGAATCAGTATTTCACTGATGATATTGTCGGCATTGGGCCTTATCAGGGAGAGTTTTATCATACGAAAGAACAATTGATGGACACACTTGAGACCTTATGCGATATGATCTTCATCAGCGAAGTTCTGAACGAAGAGATCTATCCGGTAGCGAATGAATTGCATACTTGTGTTATTGTTGGTCATTTTGTCGTAAAAACGATTCAAAAAGATAAAGACATTAATTACATGGAACAGGCTGTGACCTTGGTCTGGAATTTAGATAAGCGGGGAGAACTGTCAATCTCTCATATCCATTACTCTTCGCCAGCTGTTCAGTCGCGCTTTTTTGAAGTTTTTTCGAGTGCCAAAAAAGCCAATGATATTGACTATGTCAAAGTGCAGAATGCGGATGATTTGATTTCTATTAAGGATGCCAATAAACATATTCGTATTATTTCGCTTTCAGCCGTTGAATATGCAAAAGCTTTAGGACATGATACGATGATTTACATGCATGATGAAGCGATTCAGGCAAAAATCAGCTGGAAAACGTTTCTGGCGCTGTTAGATAACCGTTTTATCAAAGTGCATCGCAGTTATGTCGTACAGCGGGAATGCGTCAAACTGATTGGGAAAAACTATTTAGAAATGCATTCGGGTGATCAGGTGCCGGTACCAGTTAAAAATATGCGCACCGTCATCAATGCGTTAACCCATAAGAAATAAGTCTCTTGGAGACTTTTTTCTTTACAATAAACCCTTGGCGCTCCTATAATGGAGACATCCTAATGAAATTTGTGAAAAATTCATAATAGGAAATAATATTTGTATAAAAGCGAAATGGAGGAAGACAATGAGCTGGAGAGATCATTTACGACAGGTAGAACCT harbors:
- a CDS encoding thioredoxin domain-containing protein, with translation MKKLLMICLCLFLTACSAHQIAKRVNVTGVQEVSYTQLNSLMKKNVSFLLYIGRPDCGDCMAFEPILTAYLKKHPKQGVYYLNIKTYRDAAKKKGASQKEKDFYQNLGKRFAFDWTPTIDTITNGKVGKQYQYLDEAYYEIEDRAKQIKQQKEFVKKFERFMKNYYLS
- a CDS encoding LytTR family DNA-binding domain-containing protein — translated: MKKEYLSRAMMLSREIIDNLWNKDTTLANQYFTDDIVGIGPYQGEFYHTKEQLMDTLETLCDMIFISEVLNEEIYPVANELHTCVIVGHFVVKTIQKDKDINYMEQAVTLVWNLDKRGELSISHIHYSSPAVQSRFFEVFSSAKKANDIDYVKVQNADDLISIKDANKHIRIISLSAVEYAKALGHDTMIYMHDEAIQAKISWKTFLALLDNRFIKVHRSYVVQRECVKLIGKNYLEMHSGDQVPVPVKNMRTVINALTHKK